One stretch of Fibrobacter sp. UBA4297 DNA includes these proteins:
- a CDS encoding sensor histidine kinase, whose amino-acid sequence MREISINKLSTYLSSKYKALRSLILASKDRLIFVAIFIVIAIPVILLLSHSYAQLQTSSLFGYKEHAFSVLQNLNKNITADLAIEDRRSYADYRFIRSVPVFGGEEITMSELAEFPQRSHYVGLVGHFQLDPAGNLSTPVLPDGVLEKIPMVDRDKRLAIRNKIGQILNTSGFSAISSSANAPTSSSTEKSADSTRKNDSRLIDQIYKQDLDIASTRKKKKANRPRVEQITETGDFAFGVESTKLDTTGLLVRLINTETTHSMEAEIDFFQAIVDSNYIIFHRTVRRGHDVFIQGFIVDARAYLTNLVKNEIEKYKGVTKGNQQDPLVLAFFHKNKSFVAFGERNNITTELLSESLQAPLSDITFKMYTTQRAPGGDFVFFIGFLMLAVLAIGLISIYHVTQSRVKLAAKRQDFVSAITHELKTPLTAIKMYAELLQNSWVASEEKKQKYYGQIASEADRLSRLIQNVLNLSKLDGNRWNVQLRMDKPKQVLDDFVSTYSKNVEKQGFELTVSSDTDADNISLMIDRDAIMQILMNLVDNSLKFSKNADYKMINVELRIKGTDMYLAVRDYGPGIPPSEMKKVFQEFYRVENEMTRQTSGTGIGLSMVKKLCTLCNMTIELENANPGLRTKIHFPSLSI is encoded by the coding sequence ATGCGAGAAATCAGTATAAACAAACTATCTACATACCTCTCTAGCAAGTACAAGGCTCTTCGGAGCCTTATCCTTGCCTCTAAAGATCGTCTCATTTTTGTGGCGATTTTTATCGTTATTGCGATTCCCGTAATATTGCTTTTAAGCCATTCTTACGCACAGCTGCAAACGTCGTCGCTCTTTGGCTACAAGGAACACGCGTTCTCTGTGCTCCAGAATTTGAACAAGAACATCACCGCAGACCTAGCGATTGAAGACAGGCGCTCTTACGCCGACTACAGATTCATCCGCTCGGTCCCGGTATTTGGCGGTGAAGAAATCACGATGTCCGAACTTGCGGAATTTCCGCAGAGAAGCCACTATGTTGGCCTTGTCGGGCATTTCCAGCTGGACCCAGCCGGAAACTTGAGTACGCCAGTCCTCCCAGATGGAGTCCTCGAAAAGATTCCGATGGTCGATAGGGACAAGCGCCTTGCCATCCGCAATAAGATTGGCCAGATTCTCAACACATCCGGATTCTCCGCAATTTCGTCTTCGGCGAACGCGCCAACATCAAGCAGCACCGAGAAAAGCGCAGACTCTACGCGCAAAAACGACAGCAGGCTCATCGACCAGATTTACAAGCAGGACCTTGACATTGCAAGCACACGCAAAAAGAAGAAAGCCAACAGACCGCGTGTCGAACAAATTACCGAAACCGGTGACTTCGCCTTCGGAGTCGAATCGACAAAGCTCGATACAACCGGTCTTCTGGTCCGCCTGATCAACACCGAAACGACGCACTCCATGGAAGCCGAAATCGACTTCTTCCAGGCAATTGTCGATTCAAACTATATCATTTTCCACCGCACGGTGAGACGTGGCCACGACGTGTTCATCCAGGGCTTTATCGTCGATGCGCGCGCCTACCTCACAAACCTTGTAAAAAACGAAATCGAAAAATACAAGGGCGTTACCAAGGGCAATCAGCAAGACCCGCTCGTGCTCGCGTTTTTCCACAAGAACAAGTCCTTTGTCGCTTTTGGTGAACGCAACAACATCACGACGGAACTTCTCTCCGAATCGTTGCAGGCGCCCCTTTCAGATATCACATTCAAGATGTACACCACGCAACGCGCCCCCGGCGGAGATTTCGTTTTCTTCATCGGGTTCCTGATGCTTGCGGTACTTGCAATAGGCCTTATCTCGATTTATCATGTGACACAAAGCCGTGTGAAGCTTGCCGCGAAACGCCAGGACTTTGTCTCAGCCATTACGCACGAACTCAAGACTCCGCTCACCGCCATCAAGATGTACGCCGAGCTGTTGCAGAATTCCTGGGTTGCAAGCGAAGAAAAGAAGCAGAAGTATTATGGACAAATCGCAAGCGAAGCCGACCGCCTTTCGAGACTCATCCAAAACGTGCTGAACCTTTCGAAGCTCGATGGCAACCGCTGGAACGTGCAGCTACGCATGGACAAGCCCAAGCAGGTCCTCGACGACTTCGTCTCGACTTACAGCAAGAACGTCGAAAAGCAGGGATTCGAACTCACGGTTTCTTCGGACACGGATGCAGACAACATCAGCCTCATGATCGACCGTGACGCCATCATGCAGATTCTGATGAACCTCGTCGACAACTCGCTCAAGTTCTCCAAGAATGCCGACTACAAGATGATTAACGTGGAACTCCGCATCAAGGGAACCGACATGTACCTCGCCGTGCGCGACTACGGTCCGGGCATTCCGCCCTCCGAAATGAAGAAGGTCTTCCAGGAATTCTACAGAGTCGAAAACGAGATGACAAGGCAGACAAGCGGCACGGGCATCGGGCTTTCGATGGTCAAGAAGTTGTGCACCCTATGCAACATGACGATTGAACTTGAAAACGCAAACCCCGGGCTCCGCACAAAAATACACTTCCCGAGTCTGTCGATTTGA